In Gemmatimonadota bacterium, the sequence GTCGTCCTCGAAGCGCGGCCACGCGATCGTCTGGTTCTTGATGAGATCGATGCGCAGTGTGACGTCCATCGACGTCTCGAGGCCGGTGCCGTTCACCTCGCCTTCGCCTTGCCTCGCGTGCCCGTCCCCGAAGTAGAAATAGGCGCCGTCGTTGAAGATCGGCAGATAGACCGTCGTGCCCTCGCGCACCTCTGGTGCGTCCATGTTGCCGCCGAAGTTGCCGGGCCAAAGGCCGGTGAACACCTCGCCGTTCGCCGGTGCCACGGAGAGTCGGCCGAGCATCGGCCTCAGCTCGATAGTGATCTGGCTCATCTCCGAGTCGGGGAGATCGACCGTGCCGGTCATCGCGTCGGTGTCGATCCTCCACTCGTACCGGCGTGCGTCGATCGGGTCGTTGAGCAAACGCAGCCGACTGTCGGTGGCGAGGCCGCCGAAGTCGGTGTAGAGCTGTGCGGCCGCCAGGTCGTGGTTCGGGCGTACCCTCAGCACCTCGATCACCAGGACGTCGTTGGTGGTAGCGCCCTCGATGTAGAACGGGCCGACCTCACCGGGGAAGGCGCCGCCGCCCGGATCGTAATAGGCGCCGTGGTTGGTCCGTGAGATGAGCACGGTGCCCGGCCGAATCGTCGCGACCGGTTCGCGTACGGCTACCGTCGCATACCCGACGGTCGGCTCGAAGCGGAGCGTGTCTTGGGCCGCCACTGGAACCGCGAAGTACGCGGCGGCAAGCAAGAACTTGGCGCGGATACGCACGGTGAAGTCCTCCGAGGTTGAGCGAATCGTCGAGTCGCCCAATGTGAGGACTGGAGGTGAGCGAGGCGAGACTCACGGCCTTCAGACGTGTCCAAGCTTGAGGAAGAACGTCCGGCATCCTGGCGTACGCGATCGACGGTGGACGCGGTCTGGCCTCTCTCCTGATAACGTTGATGCTGTTCGCGAGTAGTCTCGCCTATCCGATATCCGCGGTCATGCTGGGAGCGTTCGTACCTGCATGGGGACACGTTCGAGCAGGGGGAGGACACCATGGACCACAGCCAGTACGGTCCGCTCAACGAGTTCATCCGAGGGCTCACGGCCACCGACGCGGATTTCATCCTCGAGAACCCCCCGCCGGCTTCGCTGGTCTACGACGAGCATGCACGCTCGGTCGTGGAGCTTCCACTTCGCTGAGCCACCGCAATAGCTCCGACGGCGTCGAGATCGTCGTCGTCGTCCGCATCGTACTCGTCGTCGATCACGTTGCCACCGGAGCACTGCACGCTCCCACGCGCGAGTAACCGGCACATGAACGTATGCGACACTTCCTTGAGGATCACGCCGTCGGACAGACCCGGCCCGACCGTGACGATCTGGATCTCTTTGTAGTTGCTCGACGACGACGTGATCGTCCAAGTCACCTGGTAGGCGTCGTAGGTGACGGAGCCGTTCGACACATCCCCGAAGTTGGTTGTCCTGATCTCCTCGAGCGCAGATCGCAGTGCGGCGCTCTGATCGATGGCGGTATCGGAGATGCTGGTCTGCGTGTTGAGTTGCCCCGACAAGAGACCAAGGGCCAGAATCCCCACGGTCAAGATGACGAGGGCGACGAGGATCTCGACCATCGTGAATCCCTGTCGCTTGGTGCTTCTCAGGGTCTGTATCATCGAACTCCTAATTGATCTGACCCATCGGAAGGATCGTGACGCTTCTGGTCGAGCCTCCCTGAATCAACCCGACGGTAACCGCTGGTTGTGAAAGAGTTACAATCCGAATCGGCACCCATAAGTCTACGGACCCTGCGGAGACGGTCACACCGAACTCCGTCAGAAAGGATGCCGATCGTCAGCATGTTCAACCCAGCGATCCAGATCAAAACAGTCGCAGTCAGCAGCGGTTAGGGATCTCCAAGGATCTTCATGATCAGCAGGTAGACGCCTAGCAGGCATCCAACTAGCACAAAAAGCATGCCCAACCCACCGAACAGGTGGAGAGGTCGCTGACAACGGCTGATCAGGTACTTCACGATGAGGATGTCCAGGACGACCGTGAAGGTCCGAAAACTCCCGTAGTTACTGGATTCGGCGCCCGATCCGGGTTCGAGATCGGGACCTCTGCGATCTTCGCTTCCACACCACTCAGGAGCGCCGGAACGAACCTGTGAAGCTCCCCGTAGAGGTGCACATCGCCGAGCACTTTTTGCCGATGCGCGCGGAAAGTAGTCTCAAAGTCGTGGATCTGAATTCCCGACACCTTGCATATGATCCAGTTCGCGATCTTCGAGGTTAAATCTGCGGCTCCAGAAGTTGTCTCTGCGCTCGTGCCGCCATCCGGTCACGACGTCGAACCCCTCGTCGATCTTGTCCAGGAACTGCGGGATCTCCTCCGGAACGTGCTGAAGGTCTCCGTCCATCGAAATGATCACGTCGCCACGCGAGTGATCAAATCCGACCGAGAGTTCCGCAGCTTGACCGCGCGGATTCATCCTGAGGCAAAGGGCGCGCGTTCTGGAGTCGCGTACGCACAGCTCGACGAGGGCGTCGAAGGTGCCGTCCCGGCTACCGTCGTTCACGAAAATAATTCCGTAGGTGCGGCCGGTACTCTCGAGGTGACGGTCCAGGGAAGCACGCGCCTAACCGCGGAGTGTCGTGGGACGTTCAACCCCTCGGTGATCCCCCTAGAAGCCCTTCCAGCGGTTCCTCACGCGCGCCATTCTCGTCACACACCGCGAAGGTCGACTCGCTGGCCCCGTACATCGCCACGCCCGCGTAGTCTCCCGCCTTGTTCAGGATGAAGAAGCGCACATCGAAGTTCGGGAGGCCGCGCTCGTTCAACAGACGAGACTCGATGGTGTTGTCCTTGATGCGCGCAAGCGCGCCCATGCCGGCGTCTTTCGGAGCCATGCCTTGACGCATGAACTCCACGATCAAGAAGGAAGCGCAAGTGAAGAGGTTGGCCTCCCCGCGGCCGGTCGAGCCCGCCGCGCCCACGTCGTTGTCGACATACTGGCCCGCGCCCAGAATGGGCGAATCCCCCGCACGACCCGGGATCTTCCACGAAAGGCCGCTCGTGGTCGTCACACCGCAGATGTCGCCTTCCTGAGAGATCGCCTCCAAGCTCGTCGTACCCCAGAATGAGTCGGGGTCGATGAGGCCGTCGTCGACCATGGACAGACTGGCCGCCCACGACGCGTCGTGGAAGCGCTGCAGCCGCGCCTCACTTTCAGGGTCGCGCCCGAAGCCACCGCGGCTCGCCTCCCGGATGCGCTCGTCGGGGTCGAGCCAGTGACTCGGGTCGACGCGGCGGCGCCATTCGAGCCACATGGCGCGGGAGTGCTCGGTGTTGAGGTCGTCCTCGATGTCGAAGCCGAGCGCGCGCGCGAACTCGCGAGCGCCCTCACCCACGATCAAGTGGTGGTCCGTCAGCTCTGCGACGGCCTTCGCGACCAGCGAGGGAGTGCGCACGCCTTCGATGCCGGCCACCCCTCCCGCCCACTTCCGCGGGCCGTGCATGAGGCAGGAGTCGAGCTGCACGACCCCGTCGGCGTTGGGGAGCCCGCCGTACCCGATTCCCGCCTCCTCCGGATCTAGCTCGGGGATGTTCACGCCCGCGACGATCGCGTCGAGCACGTCCTCACCCTCGGTGATTCCTCGAAACGCGCGCTCAATGGCGCTCTCGGGCCCCCCGTTCTTGTAGCGGATGCTGCTCACGTCAGCGACCAATAGCGGACCGGCGCGGCGCGTGTGCACGGCTGGTGCGCGGGCGGGGAGCTCGGAAGTGAGCGCTACGGGGGTAGCAGCAGCGGCGACACCGGCGGCGGTGGTCCTTACGAAGTTACGTCTATCCATGGCTCGATTCGGCTCTTCTGGGTTCGAAGGAAGAAGGGACACGATAGTGCGGGACGCATCGGCTAGCCACGGATTGTCCGCTCATCTGCTCAGCGCCGGCGCCGTCTCTGGTGGCCGTCTGCGTTGCGTCGCTTGCTCGTACGCGTACGCGATGCGGATGAGCGTTGGCTCCGACCACGCGTCGCCGTAGATCTGCAATCCGGCCGGGAGGCGGTCGTCCCAGACGAAGCCCATCGGTACGGTGAGTGCCGGAAACCCGGTCGGTGGCGACAGGATCGGGGAGTTGTTGCCGTGCGGAGTCGTCAGATCCCCGATGAGACGCGGTGGGTTGTTCCAGGTCGGGTAGATGAGCGCGACCACGTCGTGCGCGGCCATCGCGGAGCGCACCGCTTCCCGCAATCGCTGTTCGTTTTCACGCCCCCGAATGCACTGCTCGTTGGTTTCGGGGGTGCCCTCGAAGCCTAGAAAGCGGCGCACGGCGGGCATCACGGTCCGGTAGACGCGCCCACTCTCCTCGATCTCCGCGAGCGTGTGCACCGGTGGGTCCGGGATGCCGGCCAGATAGTTGTCGATGTCGTACCGGAAGCGCGAGCAACCGAGGCCGCGGCGCAGGCGTCTCAGGTCCGGTATTTCGAAGTCCCGCACGATCGTCGCACCGAGGGACTGCAGAGCCCGGATCGCCTCGGAGAAGCGCTCGAGGATCTCGGGATCCGCGGTCTCGGTGTACGCGATCTGGCCAGCCACGCCGATGCGGACGCCGTCCAGGTCGGTCCGCAGGAAGTCCAGGTACGATTCAGGGCGGCGTGCGTCCGCTTCGGCGGTTACTGGATCGTTCGCATCGGTTCCAGCTATTACGTCGAAGATGCGCACGGCGTCTTCGACGGTGCGGGTCATTGGGCCGCCGATGTCGCGATGCGCGAACAGTGGCATGATACCGTCGCGGCTGGTGAGACCCTGCGTGGAACGGATACCGACGAGTGCGTTGTGGCTCGACGGGCCACGGATGGAGTTGCCGGTGTCGGAACCGAGCCCGACGAGGCCCAGGTTGGCGGTGACCGCCGCGGCAGTGCCGCCACTCGAACCCGCGGTAACCCGGTTGAGCTGATAAGGGTTGAAGGTCCAACCGGGCAGCATCGAGCCGACCGTTTCCATTGCGGTGAACGCGAACTCGGCGAGGTTGGACTTCGCGAGCACGATCGCTCCGGCCTGCCGGATCACTCGCACCTGATAGGCATCGTCCGCGGCCATCGCTCCTTCCAGCGACGCGGATCCGCCGGTCGTCGGCATGTCGTGGGTGTCGAAGTTGTCCTTCACGATGAAAGGGATACCGTGCAGCGCCCCGGTCAGTTCGCCGGTCCGCCGAAGCGCGTCGTCCAGCTCGTCGGCTCGAGCGAGCGCCCGCGGGTTTACGAGGATGATCGCGTTGAACGCAGGCCCTTTCTTGTCGAAGGCCTCGATGCGTTCGCGGTAGGCTTCGACGAGCTGCCGCGAAGTGAGTGTGCCAGCCAGCATCGCCTCGTGCGCTGCGGCGATGGTGAGCTCAATGAGCTCGACGCTACCGACCATTTGGGCTGACGCTCGCGGAGGGTTGAGGAGCGCGCACGTGGTTAGGCCGAGGCCGAGCCTGGCCAGGAGTCGGAAGCGCCGGCTCCCGCTGGATCGTGTGTCGGGACTCATGCGTGACTCTTCGCCTCGGCGAGTTCCCGCGCCCGGCACCAGATCGCGTCGAACATAGGCTCGGTGAGTTTGCCTGTGAACGTGTTTTGCTGACTCGGATGATAAGAGGCGAGCACGGTGACCACCCCGAGCTCGACCTCCGTGCCGTGCCCGAAGCGCGGACGAGGGCGCGGGACCGGAGCGCCCCGATCCGCCAGGATCCGCAGCGTCTGGGCGTACGCGAAGCCGCCGAGCGCCACCACCACGCGGAGGCGCTTCATCATATCGAGCTCTCCATCGAG encodes:
- a CDS encoding isoaspartyl peptidase/L-asparaginase, with amino-acid sequence MDRRNFVRTTAAGVAAAATPVALTSELPARAPAVHTRRAGPLLVADVSSIRYKNGGPESAIERAFRGITEGEDVLDAIVAGVNIPELDPEEAGIGYGGLPNADGVVQLDSCLMHGPRKWAGGVAGIEGVRTPSLVAKAVAELTDHHLIVGEGAREFARALGFDIEDDLNTEHSRAMWLEWRRRVDPSHWLDPDERIREASRGGFGRDPESEARLQRFHDASWAASLSMVDDGLIDPDSFWGTTSLEAISQEGDICGVTTTSGLSWKIPGRAGDSPILGAGQYVDNDVGAAGSTGRGEANLFTCASFLIVEFMRQGMAPKDAGMGALARIKDNTIESRLLNERGLPNFDVRFFILNKAGDYAGVAMYGASESTFAVCDENGAREEPLEGLLGGSPRG
- a CDS encoding prepilin-type N-terminal cleavage/methylation domain-containing protein, whose translation is MIQTLRSTKRQGFTMVEILVALVILTVGILALGLLSGQLNTQTSISDTAIDQSAALRSALEEIRTTNFGDVSNGSVTYDAYQVTWTITSSSSNYKEIQIVTVGPGLSDGVILKEVSHTFMCRLLARGSVQCSGGNVIDDEYDADDDDDLDAVGAIAVAQRSGSSTTERACSS
- a CDS encoding acetamidase/formamidase family protein, which encodes MRIRAKFLLAAAYFAVPVAAQDTLRFEPTVGYATVAVREPVATIRPGTVLISRTNHGAYYDPGGGAFPGEVGPFYIEGATTNDVLVIEVLRVRPNHDLAAAQLYTDFGGLATDSRLRLLNDPIDARRYEWRIDTDAMTGTVDLPDSEMSQITIELRPMLGRLSVAPANGEVFTGLWPGNFGGNMDAPEVREGTTVYLPIFNDGAYFYFGDGHARQGEGEVNGTGLETSMDVTLRIDLIKNQTIAWPRFEDDTHIMVAGSARPLIDAFRLAHVELIEWLVDDYGFGKWDAYMLVGQLGESTVANIVDPIYTVVAKFPKEHLPR
- a CDS encoding glycosyltransferase, with the protein product MDRHLESTGRTYGIIFVNDGSRDGTFDALVELCVRDSRTRALCLRMNPRGQAAELSVGFDHSRGDVIISMDGDLQHVPEEIPQFLDKIDEGFDVVTGWRHERRDNFWSRRFNLEDRELDHMQGVGNSDPRL
- a CDS encoding amidase, whose product is MSPDTRSSGSRRFRLLARLGLGLTTCALLNPPRASAQMVGSVELIELTIAAAHEAMLAGTLTSRQLVEAYRERIEAFDKKGPAFNAIILVNPRALARADELDDALRRTGELTGALHGIPFIVKDNFDTHDMPTTGGSASLEGAMAADDAYQVRVIRQAGAIVLAKSNLAEFAFTAMETVGSMLPGWTFNPYQLNRVTAGSSGGTAAAVTANLGLVGLGSDTGNSIRGPSSHNALVGIRSTQGLTSRDGIMPLFAHRDIGGPMTRTVEDAVRIFDVIAGTDANDPVTAEADARRPESYLDFLRTDLDGVRIGVAGQIAYTETADPEILERFSEAIRALQSLGATIVRDFEIPDLRRLRRGLGCSRFRYDIDNYLAGIPDPPVHTLAEIEESGRVYRTVMPAVRRFLGFEGTPETNEQCIRGRENEQRLREAVRSAMAAHDVVALIYPTWNNPPRLIGDLTTPHGNNSPILSPPTGFPALTVPMGFVWDDRLPAGLQIYGDAWSEPTLIRIAYAYEQATQRRRPPETAPALSR